One Caretta caretta isolate rCarCar2 chromosome 8, rCarCar1.hap1, whole genome shotgun sequence DNA window includes the following coding sequences:
- the GLUL gene encoding glutamine synthetase, giving the protein MATSASSHLSKAIKQMYMKLPQGEKVQAMYIWIDGTGEHLRCKTRTLDQEPKSIEDLPEWNFDGSSTFQSEGSNSDMYLLPAAMFRDPFRKDPNKLVLCEVLKYNRKSAETNLRHTCKRIMDMVSNQIPWFGMEQEYTLLGTDGHPFGWPSNGFPGPQGPYYCGVGADKAYGRDIVEAHYRACLYAGVKIGGTNAEVMPAQWEFQVGPCEGIEMGDHLWIARFILHRVCEDFGVIVSFDPKPISGNWNGAGCHTNFSTKSMREEGGLKHIEEAIEKLGKRHQYHIRAYDPKGGLDNARRLTGFHETSSIHEFSAGVANRGASIRIPRNVGQEKRGYFEDRRPSANCDPYAVTEALIRTCLLSETGDEPFEYKN; this is encoded by the exons ATGGCCACCTCCGCAAGTTCCCACCTGAGCAAAGCTATAAAGCAGATGTACATGAAGCTGCCTCAGGGTGAAAAGGTGCAAGCTATGTACATCTGGATTGATGGGACTGGGGAGCACCTGCGCTGTAAAACCCGGACACTGGACCAAGAGCCCAAGAGCATTGAAG ATCTGCCTGAGTGGAACTTTGATGGCTCGAGCACCTTCCAGTCTGAGGGTTCAAACAGTGACATGTACCTTCTCCCTGCTGCCATGTTCCGGGACCCTTTCCGCAAGGACCCCAACAAGCTGGTTCTTTGTGAGGTCTTAAAATACAACCGCAAGTCAGCAG AGACAAACCTAAGGCACACCTGTAAACGGATTATGGATATGGTGTCTAACCAGATCCCCTGGTTTGGAATGGAGCAGGAATACACTCTTCTTGGGACAGATGGACATCCATTTGGCTGGCCTTCCAATGGCTTCCCTGGGCCCCAGG GTCCATATTACTGCGGCGTAGGAGCAGACAAAGCCTATGGCAGAGACATTGTGGAAGCGCATTATCGTGCATGTCTCTATGCTGGTGTTAAAATTGGAGGAACAAATGCAGAAGTGATGCCCGCACAG TGGGAATTCCAGGTGGGCCCATGCGAAGGGATTGAGATGGGGGATCACCTCTGGATTGCACGCTTCATCCTACATCGGGTGTGTGAAGACTTTGGGGTAATCGTGTCCTTCGATCCCAAACCCATCTCTGGGAATTGGAATGGAGCCGGTTGCCACACCAACTTCAGCACCAAATCCATGAGGGAGGAAGGAGGCCTCAA GCATATAGAAGAGGCCATTGAGAAGCTCGGCAAGCGGCACCAGTACCACATCCGTGCTTACGACCCAAAAGGGGGGCTGGACAACGCCAGGCGCCTGACTGGCTTCCACGAGACATCCAGCATCCATGAATTCTCTGCTGGCGTGGCCAACCGTGGGGCCAGTATACGTATCCCCAGAAACGTGGGCCAAGAAAAGAGAGGCTACTTCGAGGACCGCCGTCCCTCTGCCAACTGCGACCCTTATGCTGTGACAGAGGCACTAATCCGTACGTGTCTTCTCAGCGAGACCGGGGATGAGCCCTTTGAGTACAAGAACTAA